A region from the Beduinella massiliensis genome encodes:
- a CDS encoding AAA family ATPase: protein MEQQSFFDDRKSSAPLASRLRPQTLDEFVGQQHLIGKGRVLRQLIEQDQVSSMIFWGPPGVGKTTLARIIAGRTKANFVDFSAVTSGIKEIKEVMQRAENARAMGLRTLLFVDEIHRFNKAQQDAFLPFVEKGSITLIGATTENPSFEVNAALLSRCKVFVLQALSAPDLAQLLRRALRDPRGFGNQRVEISDEQLAAIAAFANGDARAALSTLEMAVLNGELRADGSTLVTKETLSQCVSRKSLLYDKNGEEHYNLISALHKSMRNSDPDAAVYWLSRMLEAGEDPLYVARRVIRFASEDVGLADSRALALAVDAYQACHMIGMPECTLALTQAVVYLSLAPKSNACYVAYETAKQDAQNMLAEPVPLVIRNAPTQLMADLHYGEGYVYAHDTEEKIALMQCLPESLEGKRYYVPTAQGNEARLGERLAEIQAWRAERRAQKK from the coding sequence ATGGAGCAGCAGTCCTTTTTTGACGACCGCAAGAGCAGCGCGCCGCTCGCGAGCCGCCTGCGGCCGCAGACGCTGGACGAATTCGTCGGCCAGCAGCACCTGATCGGAAAGGGGCGCGTGCTGCGCCAGCTGATCGAGCAGGATCAGGTCTCTTCCATGATCTTCTGGGGGCCGCCGGGCGTAGGCAAGACGACGCTGGCGCGCATTATCGCCGGGCGCACGAAGGCAAACTTCGTGGACTTCAGCGCGGTCACCAGCGGCATCAAGGAGATCAAGGAGGTCATGCAGCGCGCGGAAAACGCGCGCGCGATGGGCCTGCGCACGCTGCTCTTCGTGGACGAGATTCATCGCTTCAACAAGGCGCAGCAGGACGCCTTCCTGCCCTTTGTGGAAAAGGGCAGCATCACCCTCATCGGCGCGACGACGGAAAATCCGTCCTTTGAGGTGAACGCGGCGCTGCTTTCCCGCTGCAAGGTGTTCGTGCTGCAGGCGCTTTCCGCCCCGGACCTGGCGCAGCTGCTGCGCCGCGCGCTTCGCGACCCGCGCGGGTTTGGCAACCAGCGCGTGGAGATTTCGGACGAGCAGCTCGCGGCCATCGCCGCTTTTGCAAACGGCGACGCGCGCGCCGCGCTGAGCACGCTGGAGATGGCGGTGCTCAACGGCGAACTGCGCGCCGACGGCTCCACCCTCGTGACGAAGGAGACGCTTTCCCAGTGCGTCAGCCGCAAGTCCCTGCTCTACGACAAGAACGGCGAGGAACACTACAACCTGATTTCCGCGCTGCATAAATCCATGCGAAACAGCGATCCGGACGCGGCGGTCTACTGGCTGTCGCGCATGCTGGAGGCGGGGGAGGACCCGCTCTACGTCGCCCGGCGCGTCATCCGTTTCGCCAGCGAGGACGTAGGCCTTGCGGACAGCCGCGCGCTCGCGCTCGCTGTGGACGCCTATCAGGCGTGCCACATGATCGGCATGCCGGAATGCACGCTCGCCCTGACGCAGGCGGTGGTCTACCTCTCGCTCGCGCCCAAGAGCAACGCCTGCTACGTGGCTTACGAGACCGCGAAACAGGACGCGCAGAATATGCTCGCGGAGCCCGTGCCCCTGGTGATCCGCAACGCCCCGACGCAGCTCATGGCAGACCTGCACTACGGTGAGGGCTACGTCTACGCGCACGACACCGAGGAAAAGATCGCTCTCATGCAGTGCCTGCCCGAAAGCCTCGAGGGCAAGCGCTACTACGTGCCCACGGCGCAGGGGAACGAGGCGCGCCTTGGCGAGCGGCTCGCCGAAATTCAGGCGTGGCGCGCGGAAAGGCGTGCGCAGAAAAAGTGA